In the Nerophis ophidion isolate RoL-2023_Sa linkage group LG19, RoL_Noph_v1.0, whole genome shotgun sequence genome, one interval contains:
- the LOC133538170 gene encoding uncharacterized protein LOC133538170, with amino-acid sequence MEAFVEAPSEKLLFALNKEQLLQLAEKYGMELSSAIRTGKKGPLRDSIHEFLCEQSILPSGKGGDAHVKGMSEPMQSERVGILTFEQQREMKALEFEWAQQAKEKERLFELEKIKLERELQQQADMERLKFEKEMDLKKGEMDLTVQLEKIKIEQDRLKLMSEGKISGNLSGSSMDSMVKYVPKFDERDPDVFFSLFEQMASDKKWSEEDRTVLLQTVLVGRAREAYLALTPVDRHKYAEVKKAVLKCYELNPEAYRQRFRNWRKRANQTHAEVARELSTYFNRWLTSESVSTYENLRDLLILEQFKNIVPDRIATYINEQKAKSVEEAASLADTFVLTHKRKPYSSPPRYNSHQRYDPARSPPQRSPPRYGRSSNRSNYGNSSNVPKFDNGSSKSRPSPTDKCHYCLQEGHWKKDCPLLKGRKSNAKVAGCVSVVHPVDFGVSDLTPLPRLEVHCEQVIEDGASVSDEQTKSVESAASDFAPFISDGWVSLVGETQKVPVKILRDTGASESFISGAVLPFSTASDTGKCVLIRGIGMQSFSVPLHKIHLCSGFVNGEVTIAVRPSLPMQDIHVILGNNLGGCLVSPPPVVTPVPLSVEEPDACCQEFPEVFTACAVTRAMSRTQAQSSDVSKSVPFFVPELPEPLSCQDLIEAQKNDQSFEKYFALASTDPTMGYFIQNGVLLHTWLPGVDPEVAGQVIQVMVPDKYRDLILRTAHGAESGHFGVKKTYRRLLEHFYWPRMKHHVSRFVKACHVCQVAKQSTPIKPAPLQPIPSVGTPFEHLIIDCVGPLPPSKSGCVYLFTIMCQATRYPAAYALRTITTRSILKCLSKFISVFGIPKVIQSDRGSNFTSRTFAAALKSMQVKHKLSSAYHAQSQGALERWHARLKSLLRAYCVEMRRDWEEALPWLLLSARGVVQESTGFSPNDLVFGHKVRTSLSVLNANLDLQNTPVSFTEYVDGFRRRLLLAWKEATEHLTKAQVKMKLRYDRKAKIRVFNPGDQVLALLPIPGSPFTAKYSGPFTVMSQVSDLNYLLSTPDRKRSQQLCHVNLLKPYHSAGSDKAGGIAASPVGLAVGVGEPLNWPEVAAWDDVRAPDDSVLHGRLDNTQQLKELDSLLGHLSEVQRKQLSDLIFEFLPLFSDRWEQVRSSCRLMMME; translated from the coding sequence atggaggcttttgtggaagcaccatctgagaaattgttgtttgcccttaataaggaacagttgttgcaattggcagaaaagtatggcatggaattgtcatcagccattagaactggtaagaagggacccttgcgtgactccattcacgagtttttgtgtgagcagagcattttgccttcgggaaaaggtggtgacgctcatgtgaagggtatgtcagagcctatgcagtcagagagggtaggcatactgacttttgagcaacaaagagagatgaaggcacttgaatttgagtgggcgcaacaggctaaggagaaagaacgtctttttgaactggaaaaaatcaaattagaacgagaattgcaacagcaagcagatatggagagactcaaatttgaaaaagaaatggatttgaaaaaaggtgaaatggaccttacagtacagcttgagaaaattaaaattgaacaggatcgtttgaaactaatgtcagaaggtaagattagtggaaatctgtccgggtcaagtatggatagcatggtaaagtatgttccaaagtttgacgaacgtgacccagacgtgtttttctcactgtttgaacagatggcctctgacaaaaagtggagtgaagaggatagaacggtgcttttgcaaactgtactagtaggacgcgcacgggaggcatacttggcattaacacctgttgataggcacaagtatgcagaggtgaaaaaagcggttttgaaatgttatgaactgaatccagaagcttacagacaacgtttcagaaactggcgtaaacgtgcTAATCAaacccatgctgaagtggcaagagagttgagtacttattttaaccggtggctcacttcagagtctgtctcaacttacgaaaatttgcgtgatttgttgattttggagcagtttaagaacattgtaccagatcgaattgcaacctacattaatgagcaaaaggcaaagtcagtggaggaggcagcctcgcttgctgatacctttgtgttgactcataaacgtaagccttacagcagtcctccacggtataatagccaccaacgttatgatcctgctcgttctcctccacaacgttctcctcctcgttatggccgtagttcaaatcgatccaattatggcaattccagtaatgttcctaaatttgataatggaagtagcaaatctcgcccaagcccgacggataaatgtcattactgtttgcaggagggacattggaaaaaggactgcccgctgttgaaaggccgtaaatctaatgccaaggtagctgggtgtgtttctgttgtgcatccagttgattttggcgtctctgatctaacaccgttacctcgtttggaagttcattgtgagcaagtgattgaagatggtgcatctgtgtcagacgagcagacgaaatcagtagagtcagctgcgtctgatttcgctccattcattagtgatggctgggtgtcattggttggagagacacaaaaagttccagttaaaatcttaagagacactggggcatctgagagtttcatttctggagcagttttgccattttccacagcatctgacactgggaaatgtgttttgattagaggaataggcatgcagtcattttctgtaccgttgcacaaaattcacttgtgttcaggatttgtgaatggggaggtgactattgctgtgagaccgtctctgcctatgcaggatatccatgtaattctggggaacaatttgggtgggtgtttagtttctccacctccagttgttacacctgtaccgctatctgtagaggagccagacgcgtgttgtcaagaattcccagaagtgtttactgcttgtgctgtgactagggcaatgtctcgcacgcaggcgcaatcgtcggatgtgtccaaatctgtgcctttttttgttcctgagctgcccgaacctctgtcatgtcaagatttaattgaggcacaaaagaatgatcagagctttgagaaatattttgccttagcttctactgatccaacgatgggttacttcattcagaatggcgttttgctgcatacgtggttgccaggtgttgatcctgaagtggcaggtcaggtgattcaagtgatggtacctgacaaataccgtgatttgattttgagaacagcccatggagcagagtctgggcattttggagttaagaaaacctaccgacgtcttttggaacatttttactggccacggatgaaacaccatgtatctagatttgtcaaagcatgtcatgtttgccaggttgcgaaacagagtactcccattaaacctgcaccacttcaacctattccgtctgttggcacaccatttgagcatctcattattgattgtgtaggtccactacccccttcgaaatctggttgtgtgtacctttttaccatcatgtgccaggccactcggtatccagcagcgtatgccttgagaacaattaccacaaggtcaatattgaaatgtttgtctaaattcatttctgtctttggcattccgaaggtaattcagagcgacagagggtctaactttacctccagaacatttgctgcagcgttgaagtcgatgcaggtgaagcacaagttgagcagcgcgtatcacgcacagagtcagggggcattggagcgctggcatgccagGTTGAAGTCTCTTttgcgcgcttactgtgttgagatgcggagagattgggaggaggcgttgccatggctcttgttgtctgcgcgtggtgtagttcaagaaagcactggttttagtccaaatgacctagtctttggccacaaagtccggacctcactgtctgttttaaatgccaatctggatctgcagaacactcccgtcagtttcactgagtatgtagatggttttcgtcgtaggctgttgcttgcatggaaagaagcaaccgagcatttgactaaagctcaggtgaaaatgaagctgcgttatgaccgtaaagcgaagatcagagttttcaatccaggtgatcaagttttagctttgctgcccattccggggtcaccatttacagcaaaatactctggtccatttacggttatgagccaagtgtcagatctcaattatttactgtcaactcctgatcgtaaacgatcacagcaactgtgtcatgtgaatttactcaagccttaccactctgcaggttccgacaaggcgggtgggattgctgcgagtccagtgggtctagccgttggggttggggaaccgctcaactggccggaggtggcagcttgggatgacgtgcgcgcacctgatgattcagtgttacacgggcgcttagataatactcagcagttaaaggagctagatagtctcctcggtcatttaagtgaggtacagcgtaaacagttgtcggatttgatttttgagtttttgcctttgttttccgacaggtgggagcaggtgcggtcctcctgcaggctgatgatgatggagtag